The proteins below come from a single Saccharopolyspora sp. SCSIO 74807 genomic window:
- a CDS encoding biliverdin-producing heme oxygenase, which produces MSPAQQPVRSDFAGRLRSETRTEHEHVQTLPFLRALIAGELEADAYAVMLAQHYFAYQVLESAAEVMRSDVVAGPFVSDRLRRLPHLETDLHYYLGPDWREVISASEATERYCERLREVCFDWPGGFVAHHYTRCLADLSGGAVIRSAMQRSLNPPDGQGFAFLTFDDVPSRPRVRNAYRLLLDTAGWDSREQKRITAEVRLAYHLNTEVFTDLGRRLPPRIPRQRGA; this is translated from the coding sequence GTGTCACCCGCGCAGCAACCGGTCCGCAGTGATTTCGCCGGCCGCCTCCGGTCGGAGACCCGCACCGAGCACGAACACGTCCAAACCCTGCCCTTCCTGCGCGCCCTGATCGCCGGCGAGCTGGAGGCCGACGCCTACGCGGTGATGCTCGCCCAGCACTACTTCGCCTACCAGGTCCTGGAATCGGCGGCCGAAGTGATGCGCAGCGACGTCGTCGCCGGGCCGTTCGTCAGCGACCGGCTGCGCAGGCTGCCGCACCTGGAGACCGACCTGCACTACTACCTCGGCCCGGACTGGCGCGAAGTGATCAGCGCCAGCGAGGCCACCGAGCGCTACTGCGAGCGGCTGCGCGAGGTGTGCTTCGACTGGCCCGGCGGGTTCGTGGCGCACCACTACACCCGTTGCCTGGCCGATCTCTCCGGCGGCGCCGTGATCCGCTCGGCGATGCAGCGCAGCCTGAACCCGCCGGACGGGCAGGGCTTCGCGTTCCTCACCTTCGACGACGTGCCCAGCCGCCCCCGGGTGCGCAACGCCTACCGGCTGCTGCTGGACACCGCAGGCTGGGACTCGCGGGAGCAGAAGCGGATCACCGCCGAGGTCCGGCTGGCGTACCACTTGAACACCGAGGTCTTCACCGACCTGGGACGCAGGCTGCCACCGCGGATCCCGCGGCAGCGCGGTGCGTGA
- a CDS encoding Scr1 family TA system antitoxin-like transcriptional regulator, whose amino-acid sequence MNGTTPRPRAYVLGAEMRDARQKSGLALRRLAAILDVSHSVLVRWERGDRVPSAESVSAVCAVLGSSATARNRMLKLAREAAAEPPPSTPIGVPGQSDQLATLLEFERTATRITDVATNVVPGLLQAPEYARAIIHAGETENADKRVALRLGRREIITRRRSPVHYRALILETALHQPIGDPGTLLEQLRLLLELGAQDTVEIRVIPNSAGWTPAHSGDFFLLEFSKAAPVVHLEHHRGSVFLQSESDVAAFVRARDEVERVAMSCADSAELITGIIARARAA is encoded by the coding sequence ATGAACGGAACCACTCCCCGGCCCCGCGCCTATGTGCTGGGCGCCGAAATGCGCGACGCACGCCAGAAAAGCGGTCTCGCGCTGCGCAGGCTGGCCGCGATCCTGGACGTCTCGCACTCGGTGCTGGTGCGCTGGGAGCGCGGGGACCGGGTGCCGTCGGCCGAGTCGGTCTCCGCGGTCTGCGCGGTGCTCGGCAGCAGCGCCACCGCGCGCAACCGGATGCTGAAGCTGGCCCGCGAGGCGGCCGCCGAGCCGCCACCGAGCACCCCGATAGGCGTTCCCGGGCAGTCCGACCAGCTCGCAACCCTGCTGGAGTTCGAGCGGACCGCCACCAGGATCACCGACGTGGCGACCAACGTGGTGCCCGGCCTGCTGCAGGCACCGGAGTACGCCCGCGCGATCATCCACGCGGGCGAGACGGAGAACGCGGACAAGCGGGTCGCGCTGCGCCTCGGCCGCCGCGAGATCATCACCCGCCGCAGGTCACCGGTGCACTACCGCGCGCTCATCCTGGAAACGGCGCTGCACCAGCCGATCGGCGACCCGGGCACGCTGCTGGAGCAGCTGCGGCTGCTGCTGGAGCTGGGCGCGCAGGACACCGTCGAGATCCGGGTGATCCCGAACAGCGCGGGGTGGACTCCCGCGCACTCCGGGGATTTCTTCCTGCTGGAGTTCTCCAAGGCGGCGCCGGTGGTGCACCTCGAACACCACCGCGGTTCGGTTTTCCTGCAGTCCGAGTCGGACGTCGCGGCGTTCGTGCGAGCCCGGGACGAGGTCGAACGCGTGGCCATGAGCTGCGCCGACTCGGCCGAGCTGATCACCGGGATCATCGCGCGGGCGCGGGCGGCCTGA
- a CDS encoding DUF1990 domain-containing protein, with protein MQRLAELPLNFDVPRTPAAADWHIDDFRQQLRAEPPGEPLPGGTWEVACSLVRHYEFADPALVQRVHRSSDTLAESDLLLVTRFYGLTFRLPCRVGEVVDDTACGVRRWGWNYRTLQGHLEQGQMGFSVRKDLTSGAVEFRVQAYSRAAPIANPVVRLGFELFGRSTQLRFIRGACLRMAALSDPAKNGPPLPGPSRGQPAAGGPGPARFAPGAGRAEPPAEGSRRR; from the coding sequence GTGCAGCGGCTTGCCGAGTTGCCGTTGAACTTCGACGTGCCCCGGACCCCCGCAGCAGCGGACTGGCACATCGACGACTTCCGCCAGCAGCTGCGCGCCGAACCGCCGGGCGAGCCGCTGCCCGGCGGCACCTGGGAAGTCGCCTGCTCGCTGGTGCGGCACTACGAGTTCGCCGACCCCGCGCTGGTGCAACGCGTGCACCGCTCGTCGGACACCCTCGCGGAATCGGACCTGCTGCTGGTGACCCGGTTCTACGGCCTCACCTTCCGGTTGCCGTGCCGGGTGGGCGAGGTCGTCGACGACACCGCGTGCGGGGTGCGCCGGTGGGGGTGGAATTACCGCACTTTGCAAGGACATCTGGAGCAGGGGCAGATGGGCTTCTCGGTGCGCAAGGACCTCACCAGCGGCGCGGTCGAATTCCGCGTGCAGGCGTACTCGCGGGCGGCGCCGATCGCGAACCCGGTGGTGCGGCTGGGATTCGAGCTGTTCGGGCGGAGCACCCAGCTGCGCTTCATCCGCGGCGCCTGCCTGCGGATGGCCGCGCTGAGCGATCCGGCGAAGAACGGCCCGCCGCTGCCCGGCCCGTCGCGCGGGCAGCCCGCTGCGGGCGGTCCCGGTCCGGCTCGGTTCGCTCCGGGGGCTGGGCGAGCAGAGCCGCCAGCCGAGGGCAGTCGTCGACGGTGA